A genomic window from Chaetodon trifascialis isolate fChaTrf1 chromosome 22, fChaTrf1.hap1, whole genome shotgun sequence includes:
- the nup107 gene encoding nuclear pore complex protein Nup107: protein MDWGQSELLSPVVRDDEVTLAARRRRKKVAFPSPGSSSPVVSTVTPARSLLRATPASLYRQAVTPRVPDVSAILAPAGRTPRFTRTPRNALSSMNLDDSDWTNSMYTSPISGMENTSFFADEMNLSSALLKEDDPGEAAAASLFPEFLDSFLKNSSSAVFELLEDYQALCQDKVDVLQSVVLRAGQNSKTAGVRWLLQQENCSWRLITSLYRDRVQLAMEDDMMTDIVVPSESEKVVVEQLFQRDAVIRQSQLVVDWLESIAKDQIGDFSDNIEYYAKNVCWENTLHALKLRRKSGAAFTVPLVTELDPDAPLRQQRPLADLDREDDARLLKNLFTLIRAGMTEEAQRLCKRCGQAWRAATLEGWKLYHDPNMTSGSVELQPVEGNPQRGIWKACCWRMAEEEQLNRYERAIYASLSGNLKPLLAVCESWEDCVWAHFRVMVDSLVEKDLMSSGMAHQEVETLPREYLEANWTMEKVFEELQASDSKRVLEETREHYHVIQKFVILGDLDGLLEEFSDWLTASKPLPSHLLRFMTHLLLFFRSLGLALKEEVCVDVLKAYVSLLIRDQHTDLVASYVSQMPTELATAQYAAFLETVNQPELRPRCLQLATDAGLDVAAITKLVVETVRERDDPEFTHHNQTLETGTTKEDLKKIDVIDWLLFDPAHRAESLKQSNAIMRKFLALQKHDAAKAVFSKVPEDSMREIYCQWAGVGQTATPAEDENAIREHLCIRAYLEAHEAFTEWFSHSSSAPQKPAPVPEAKFTERVANEMREKEYQASLAAWSSRLDALTEDVKERIYNVLLFVDGGWMVDNRQDSEQDSERSHQMAALRSLCLPRLSFLLLSVLQNSSRHQEALRLADIISTDQHRLYQVFSKEELRRFLQKLRESSLSLLDRGLDPLGYELQP, encoded by the exons ATGGACTG GGGTCAGAGCGAGCTGCTGTCTCCGGTGGTTCGAGACGACGAGGTGACCCTCGCTGCccgcaggaggaggaagaaggtggCCT TTCCATCACCCGGCAGCAGCAGCCCCGTCGTTTCCACGGTAACACCAGCCCGCTCCCTGCTGAGGGCCACTCCTGCTTCACTGTACAGACAGGCtg taaCTCCCAGAGTTCCAGATGTTTCCGCTATCCTGGCTCCAGCAGGCCGAACGCCTCGATTCACACGCACACCCAGAAACGCACTCAGCAGTATG AATCTGGATGACAGCGATTGGACCAACAGCATGTACACCTCCCCCATCTCGGGAATGGAGAACACCAGCTTCTTTGCAGATGAGATGAACCTCAGCTCAGCACTACTAAAGGAGGACGACCCAGGCGAGGCTG CGGCTGCCAGTCTCTTCCCAGAGTTCCTCGATTCCTTTCTGAAAAACTcgtcctctgctgtgtttgagctGCTTGAGGATTATCAGGCACTCTGCCAGGACAAG GTGGACGTGCTGCAGTCCGTGGTCCTCAGAGCGGGTCAGAACAGTAAAACAGCAGGCGTCCgttggctgctgcagcaggagaacTGTTCCTGGAGACTTATCACCTCACTGTACAG ggatCGGGTCCAGTTGGCGATGGAAGATGATATGATGACAGACATCGTT gTTCCCAGCGAGAGCGAGAAGGTCGTGGTGGAGCAGCTGTTTCAGCGGGACGCCGTCATTCGTCAGAGTCAG CTGGTCGTTGATTGGCTGGAGAGCATTGCCAAGGATCAGATCGGAGATTTCTCTGATAACATTGAATACTACGCCAAAAACGTCTGCTG ggagaaCACCCTCCATGCgctgaagctgaggaggaagagcggcGCTGCCTTCACTGTTCCTCTGGTCACTGAGCTG gaccCGGACGCTCCTCTCCGGCAGCAGCGCCCCCTGGCTGACCTGGACCGAGAGGATGACGCCCGGCTGCTGAAGAACCTGTTCACACTGATCAGAGCGGGGATGACCGAGGAG gctCAGAGGCTGTGTAAGCGCTGTGGTCAGGCCTGGAGAGCAGCAACTCTGGAAGGCTGGAAACTGTACCATGATCCCAACATGACCTCAG gtagtgtggagctgcagcctgTTGAAGGAAACCCTCAGAGAGGAATCTGGAAAGCCTGCTGCTGGAGAATGGCTGAAGAG gAGCAGTTAAACAGATATGAGCGGGCGATCTACGCCAGCCTGAGCGGAAACCTCAAACCG ctcctGGCAGTGTGTGAATCATGGGAGGACTGCGTGTGGGCGCACTTCAGAGTGATGGTCGACTCGCTGGTCGAGAAGGATCTGATGTCATCGGGAATGGCCCACCAGGAAGTGGAGACGCTGCCACGGGAATACCTGGAGGCCAa ttGGACCATGGAAAAGGTGTTTGAGGAGCTTCAAGCCTCAGACTCAAAG AGAGTGTTGGAGGAGACGAGAGAGCATTACCACGTCATCCAGAAGTTTGTCATCCTGGGAGACCTGGACG gtTTATTGGAGGAgttttctgattggctgacggcctccaagcccctcccctctcacctgCTTCGCTTCatgactcacctgctgctgtttttccgCTCTCTGGGTTTAGCGCTGAAG gaggaggtgtgtgtggatgtgctgAAGGCGTACGTCTCCCTTCTGATCCGGGATCAGCACACTGACCTCGTGGCGAGCTATGTTAGCCAGATGCCGACCGAGCTCGCCACCGCTCAGTACGCCGCTTTCCTGGAGACCGTCAACCAGCCGGAGCTGCGCCCCCGCTGCCTGCAGCTCGCCACTGATGCCG gTCTGGATGTTGCTGCGATAACCAAGCTGGTGGTGGAGACAGTCCGAGAGAGAGACGACCCCGAGTTCACGCATCACAACCAGACGCTGGAGACGGGAACTACAAAG GAGGACCTAAAGAAGATTGATGTTATTGATTGGCTGCTGTTCGACCCCGCCCATCGAGCCGAGTCCCTGAAGCAGTCCAACGCCATCATGAGGAAGTTTCTGG ccCTGCAGAAACACGATGCAGCCAAGGCAGTGTTCTCTAAAGTACCAGAGGACTCGATGAGGGAGATTTACTGCCAGTGGGCGGGGGTCGGTCAGACCGCGACGCCTGCTGAGGACGAGAACGCCATCAGAGAACACCTTTGCATCAGAGCGTACCTG GAAGCCCATGAAGCCTTCACCGAGTGgttcagccacagcagctctgcccCCCAGAAGCCAGCACCTGTCCCAGAGGCCAAATTCACCGAGAGAGTAGCCaatgagatgagagagaaggagtaccag gcctCCCTGGCCGCCTGGTCGAGCCGTCTGGACGCTCTAACTGAAGATGTGAAAGAGAGGATCTACAACGTGCTGCTGTTCGTAGATGGTGGATGGATGGTCGACAACAGACAG GATTCGGAGCAGGACTCAGAGCGCAGCCACCAGATGGCGGCGTTGcgctctctgtgtctgcctcgcctcagcttcctgctgctgagcGTGCTGCAGAACTCCTCCAGACACCAGGAGGCGCTGCGACTCGCCGACATCATCTCGACTGACCAGCACCGCCTCTACCAG GTTTTCTCtaaagaggagctgaggaggttTCTTCAGAAGTTGCGGGAGTCGTCGCTCTCCCTGTTGGACCGAGGACTCGACCCACTGGGCTACGAGTTGCAGCCATGA